The following are encoded in a window of Sutcliffiella horikoshii genomic DNA:
- a CDS encoding ATP phosphoribosyltransferase regulatory subunit yields MSNSKLFMFEKPLGMRDTLPSLYEAKQNVKNTMTAEISQWGYQFMETPTLEYYETVGEASAILDQQLFKLLDQQGHTLVLRPDMTAPIARVAASRLLNEGYPQRLAYSANVFRAQQNEAGRPAEFEQIGVECIGDRSISADAEMIALLVALLKNTGLSTFTVAIGHIGFLQEIFLDIVGNEERAATLRRYLYEKNYVGYREHVKNLPLSSIDKKRLLSLLTLRGDSSNIELAKEVLDGDAGKKAVKELEQLWTMLEAYGVAEFVKLDLNIVSHMSYYTGIVFEAYAGNIGFPIGNGGRYDKLFQKFNREKSATGFGIHLDRLLEAKGVKKAEVKIHGVLFSQERREEAIAFATSKREAGEKVIVQDIAGVENVDACTASFSEVTFFLGKARKESEA; encoded by the coding sequence ATGTCAAACTCAAAACTATTCATGTTCGAAAAACCACTAGGAATGCGGGACACGCTTCCTTCCTTATATGAAGCAAAACAGAACGTCAAAAACACGATGACAGCAGAGATCAGTCAATGGGGCTATCAGTTTATGGAAACCCCGACACTTGAATACTACGAAACCGTAGGCGAAGCATCGGCCATTCTGGACCAGCAACTGTTCAAGCTGCTCGATCAGCAGGGGCATACGCTAGTGTTAAGACCGGACATGACAGCACCGATTGCTAGGGTGGCAGCTTCCAGACTTTTAAATGAAGGCTATCCGCAGCGACTTGCTTACTCAGCTAATGTTTTCCGTGCCCAACAGAATGAAGCGGGTCGACCGGCAGAGTTTGAGCAAATAGGTGTTGAGTGCATTGGTGACCGTTCCATCAGTGCCGATGCCGAGATGATTGCCTTGCTTGTAGCACTACTCAAAAACACAGGATTATCAACGTTCACGGTCGCGATCGGTCATATCGGATTTTTACAGGAGATTTTCCTCGACATAGTAGGTAATGAAGAACGCGCGGCAACGTTAAGAAGATACTTATATGAAAAAAATTATGTAGGGTACCGGGAGCATGTGAAAAATTTGCCCTTATCTTCCATCGATAAAAAACGCCTTTTAAGCTTATTAACGCTAAGAGGAGATTCCTCCAACATTGAGCTTGCAAAAGAAGTGCTGGATGGAGATGCAGGAAAAAAAGCGGTCAAAGAGCTTGAGCAACTGTGGACGATGCTTGAAGCATATGGTGTAGCAGAGTTTGTGAAACTTGATTTGAATATTGTCAGTCATATGAGTTATTACACAGGGATTGTGTTTGAAGCGTATGCAGGCAACATCGGCTTTCCAATCGGAAATGGCGGGAGATATGATAAGTTGTTCCAAAAATTCAACCGTGAGAAGTCGGCAACAGGTTTCGGAATTCATTTAGACCGTCTTTTAGAAGCAAAAGGCGTGAAAAAGGCAGAAGTGAAGATACATGGAGTTCTGTTCAGCCAAGAAAGAAGAGAAGAGGCGATTGCATTTGCCACTTCTAAGAGAGAAGCAGGAGAAAAAGTAATCGTCCAAGACATTGCAGGGGTGGAAAATGTGGATGCATGCACCGCGTCCTTCAGCGAAGTAACCTTTTTTCTTGGAAAAGCTAGAAAGGAGAGCGAAGCATGA
- the hisG gene encoding ATP phosphoribosyltransferase, whose translation MSVLTIAMPKGRIFEEAAQLLVQAGYNIPPDLENSRKLIIDVPDENMRFILAKPMDVTTYVEHGVADVGIAGKDVMLEEERDVYEVLDLKISDCYLAVAGLPGTEMKDVAPKIATKYPGIASSYYREQGEQVEIVKLNGSIELAPLIGLSDRIVDIVSTGRTLKENGLVEFERIVDITSRLIVNPVSYRLKDKQIDELVDRLAEVVGEV comes from the coding sequence ATGAGCGTACTGACAATTGCGATGCCAAAAGGGAGGATTTTTGAAGAGGCGGCTCAATTGCTTGTTCAAGCGGGATATAACATTCCTCCCGATTTGGAGAATTCCAGAAAGCTGATTATTGATGTACCGGATGAAAACATGCGCTTTATTTTAGCTAAACCGATGGATGTGACTACATATGTGGAGCATGGTGTGGCCGATGTCGGAATTGCCGGCAAGGACGTGATGCTTGAAGAAGAGCGGGATGTCTATGAAGTGCTTGATCTCAAGATAAGTGACTGCTACTTGGCGGTGGCGGGCTTACCCGGAACGGAAATGAAAGATGTGGCACCAAAAATTGCGACCAAGTATCCGGGTATTGCTTCAAGCTACTACCGCGAGCAAGGGGAGCAGGTAGAAATCGTCAAACTGAACGGGTCGATCGAATTAGCCCCGTTGATCGGGTTGTCCGACCGGATTGTGGATATCGTATCCACAGGACGAACGCTTAAAGAGAACGGATTAGTAGAGTTTGAGCGAATTGTGGATATCACATCCCGATTGATTGTTAATCCTGTGAGTTACCGGTTAAAAGACAAGCAGATAGATGAACTTGTGGATAGATTAGCAGAGGTAGTTGGAGAGGTGTAA
- the lgt gene encoding prolipoprotein diacylglyceryl transferase codes for MLLGNIEPLNPVMISWPITVYWYGAIIGTGALLGLWLATRESERRGLNKDVFVDLVLFAIPIAILCARLYYVAFQWDHYSQNPGDILKIWEGGLAIHGGLIGAITTGVIFARIRGISFWKLADIGAPSILLGQAIGRWGNFMNQEAHGGEVTRAFLEGLNLPDFIINQMYINGTYYHPTFLYESIWNFVGVGLLLLLRKVNLRRGELFLSYVIWYSIGRYFIEGMRTDSLMLTESLRIAQVISIGLIVLAIALIIVRRVLGMANRRYLDPENKERYMDSKKNTPEATK; via the coding sequence ATGTTGTTAGGAAACATTGAGCCGTTAAATCCAGTCATGATCAGTTGGCCGATAACGGTTTACTGGTATGGGGCAATCATTGGAACAGGAGCCCTGCTTGGTTTATGGCTGGCCACAAGGGAGTCCGAAAGACGGGGGCTAAACAAAGATGTATTTGTAGATCTTGTCTTGTTTGCCATTCCGATCGCAATTTTATGTGCAAGGCTATATTATGTAGCGTTTCAGTGGGATCATTATTCACAAAATCCAGGTGATATTTTAAAAATATGGGAAGGTGGACTGGCAATCCATGGGGGACTGATTGGAGCCATTACCACTGGGGTTATTTTTGCAAGAATACGAGGCATTTCATTCTGGAAGCTTGCCGATATCGGTGCACCAAGTATCCTTCTTGGTCAGGCAATTGGACGCTGGGGAAATTTCATGAACCAAGAAGCGCATGGTGGAGAAGTAACGAGAGCGTTCTTGGAAGGACTTAACCTGCCGGATTTCATCATCAACCAAATGTACATTAACGGTACCTATTATCACCCAACGTTCCTTTATGAGTCCATCTGGAATTTTGTTGGAGTCGGATTGCTTCTACTACTGAGAAAAGTAAACCTAAGACGTGGGGAACTCTTCTTAAGTTACGTGATTTGGTATTCCATCGGACGCTACTTCATTGAAGGAATGCGTACGGACAGCTTGATGCTGACCGAATCTTTAAGAATTGCACAAGTTATCTCCATTGGTCTGATTGTCCTTGCCATCGCACTTATCATTGTGCGTCGTGTACTTGGCATGGCCAATAGACGATATTTAGATCCGGAAAATAAAGAACGTTATATGGATTCAAAGAAAAATACGCCTGAAGCGACTAAATAA
- a CDS encoding nucleoside recognition domain-containing protein, translating into MMQTFKRGLMVGLGTTWTLGKVIFPVTLLVGILQHTPVLQYLINAIAPIMGIFGLSGEAAIPLVIGNFLNLYAGIGAILTLDLTVKEVFILAVMLSFSHNLLVESTVAAKVGLKIWVILAVRLGLAFSAGIIINLVWKGGGELAQYGMVAKSEEVVTGFFPIILDATQRGLMGILQLAIIVIPLMILVQYMKELGWLAVFSKWMGPFTRVLGMKENTSTTMAAGLVIGLAYGAGVMIQAVKEDNVSKKDLTLAFIFLVACHAVVEDTLIFIPLGIPVWPLLAIRVTTAILLTIAVAFIWKRLELAKRKEASYDH; encoded by the coding sequence ATGATGCAAACATTTAAACGCGGGCTGATGGTGGGGCTCGGGACGACGTGGACACTGGGGAAAGTCATTTTCCCAGTTACCCTCCTTGTCGGCATCCTTCAACATACACCAGTCTTGCAGTACCTGATCAACGCTATTGCGCCGATCATGGGGATTTTCGGCCTGTCAGGTGAAGCAGCAATTCCGCTTGTGATTGGGAATTTCCTAAATCTTTATGCTGGAATCGGTGCCATCCTCACCTTGGACCTAACTGTAAAAGAGGTCTTTATTTTAGCGGTGATGCTCTCTTTCTCCCATAATCTTTTAGTAGAATCAACCGTCGCGGCAAAAGTAGGGTTGAAAATATGGGTGATTTTAGCGGTGCGACTAGGCCTTGCTTTTTCAGCAGGAATTATCATCAACCTGGTTTGGAAGGGTGGAGGCGAGCTTGCCCAGTATGGGATGGTCGCTAAATCCGAAGAGGTTGTAACTGGCTTTTTTCCTATTATTCTCGATGCCACCCAGCGAGGTTTGATGGGAATTTTACAGCTTGCGATTATCGTCATTCCACTTATGATCCTCGTGCAATACATGAAAGAGCTTGGCTGGTTGGCTGTATTTTCTAAATGGATGGGGCCATTCACTCGTGTGCTCGGAATGAAAGAGAATACGTCGACAACAATGGCGGCAGGTCTAGTGATCGGCCTTGCCTATGGAGCAGGAGTTATGATTCAGGCCGTAAAAGAGGATAATGTAAGTAAGAAAGATTTGACTCTTGCCTTTATTTTTCTCGTTGCCTGTCATGCGGTGGTGGAGGATACATTGATTTTCATTCCGCTCGGCATCCCTGTATGGCCGCTGCTTGCCATCCGTGTTACAACAGCCATTCTCCTTACGATAGCCGTCGCTTTCATTTGGAAACGGCTAGAACTTGCAAAAAGAAAGGAAGCCTCTTATGACCATTAA
- a CDS encoding acyltransferase codes for MSRRTTRYPVEGANSLWHVYKTVPFLKVVKNFAVIQIARYTPFLGMKNWLYRTFLRMKVGEQTSFALMVMLDVMFPEKISVGRNTVIGYNTTILAHEYLVKEYRLGDVEIGSEVMIGANTTILPGVVIGDGAIISAGTLVHKDVPEGAFVGGNPMRVIYTKEEMQERMRF; via the coding sequence GTGAGTAGACGGACGACCCGTTACCCGGTGGAGGGCGCAAATTCTCTATGGCACGTCTACAAAACCGTCCCTTTTTTAAAAGTGGTGAAAAATTTCGCCGTCATTCAGATTGCCAGGTACACACCGTTTCTCGGAATGAAAAACTGGCTTTACCGTACCTTCTTACGCATGAAAGTAGGCGAGCAGACCTCTTTCGCCTTAATGGTCATGCTTGATGTCATGTTTCCGGAAAAAATAAGCGTCGGCCGCAACACAGTAATTGGCTATAATACCACCATCCTTGCCCACGAATACCTAGTCAAGGAATACCGCCTTGGCGATGTGGAAATCGGCAGCGAAGTTATGATTGGCGCCAACACCACCATCCTTCCCGGCGTGGTGATCGGCGACGGCGCCATCATCTCCGCCGGAACACTCGTACATAAAGACGTCCCAGAAGGTGCCTTCGTCGGGGGCAACCCCATGCGCGTCATCTATACCAAAGAGGAAATGCAGGAGCGGATGAGGTTTTAG
- the ppaX gene encoding pyrophosphatase PpaX yields the protein MTINTVLFDLDGTLIDTNDLIIESFLHTLDHYYPEQYGREDVLTFLGPPLYDTFVKMDESKVDEMVAHYRAFNMAKHDDYVTEFEGVVETVKLLHEKGLKLGIVTTKMRQTVVMGLKLTGLDQFFDVVVCLDDVTNAKPDPEPIHLALQQLGSTPDEAIMVGDNFHDILAGKNAGTKTAAVSWTIKGVEYLQSFEPDYTLIRMQDLLPIVGVTEGE from the coding sequence ATGACCATTAATACCGTGCTTTTTGATTTAGATGGAACGTTAATAGATACGAACGACCTGATTATCGAGTCGTTCCTTCACACTTTAGATCATTATTATCCGGAGCAATATGGACGTGAAGACGTACTGACTTTCCTCGGTCCGCCTTTATACGATACGTTCGTGAAAATGGATGAATCGAAAGTGGACGAAATGGTTGCACATTACCGTGCCTTCAATATGGCCAAACATGACGATTACGTAACAGAGTTCGAAGGAGTAGTAGAAACAGTGAAGCTTCTTCATGAAAAAGGTCTAAAGCTTGGCATCGTGACGACAAAAATGCGTCAAACAGTGGTGATGGGCCTTAAGTTAACAGGTCTTGACCAGTTCTTTGATGTGGTAGTCTGCCTTGATGATGTTACCAATGCCAAACCAGATCCAGAACCAATCCATCTTGCCCTGCAACAGCTTGGTTCAACGCCTGATGAGGCAATCATGGTCGGCGACAACTTTCATGATATTTTAGCCGGAAAAAATGCCGGAACGAAAACGGCTGCAGTGAGCTGGACAATCAAAGGAGTGGAATACCTTCAATCCTTCGAACCGGATTACACCCTGATACGTATGCAAGACCTGCTGCCAATAGTGGGAGTGACAGAGGGTGAGTAG
- the hisD gene encoding histidinol dehydrogenase → MKIKKVSESVSLRRSIDQGTEEQRVAVLQILQTVKVQGDQALFSYTEKWDGAKLSTLKVTKEEIQAAYQQLSPQVINIIHNAAENIRDFHQKQVKQSWLSTKPDGTILGQQVTALDAVGVYVPGGKAAYPSSVLMNVIPAQVAGVERIAMVSPPSADGTLPAGVLVAADILGVDEIYKVGGAQAVAALAYGTETIQAVDKIVGPGNIFVALAKKEVYGLVDIDSIAGPSEIVVLADETAHADEIAADLLSQAEHDELASSVLVTTSASLAEQVAKEVEEQLSSLPREAIARASIEAYGTIFVTDTMKEALRVVNELAPEHLEVMTAEAMNLLPYIKHAGAIFLGRYSSEPVGDYFAGPNHVLPTNGTARFSSGLSVDEFVKKSSVIMYSEQALKENVDKIAAFARLEGLEAHARAVESRFTNKEK, encoded by the coding sequence ATGAAGATAAAAAAAGTGAGTGAATCGGTATCCCTCCGTCGTTCGATCGACCAAGGAACAGAAGAACAACGCGTTGCTGTCCTTCAGATTCTGCAAACGGTCAAGGTACAAGGAGATCAAGCCTTGTTTTCCTACACTGAAAAATGGGATGGTGCGAAGCTATCCACATTAAAAGTAACAAAAGAAGAAATCCAAGCAGCTTATCAACAACTTTCTCCACAAGTTATCAACATTATCCACAATGCAGCAGAAAACATCCGCGATTTTCATCAAAAACAGGTCAAGCAGTCGTGGTTATCCACAAAACCAGACGGGACCATTCTCGGTCAACAGGTGACAGCACTTGATGCGGTAGGTGTCTATGTACCCGGTGGAAAAGCGGCTTATCCATCTTCTGTATTGATGAATGTTATTCCGGCACAAGTGGCGGGGGTGGAGCGCATTGCGATGGTGAGTCCTCCTTCTGCAGATGGGACATTGCCTGCAGGGGTGCTCGTGGCAGCGGATATTCTAGGTGTGGATGAGATCTATAAAGTTGGTGGAGCACAGGCTGTTGCGGCTCTTGCTTATGGAACGGAAACCATTCAGGCTGTGGATAAAATTGTGGGACCAGGTAACATTTTTGTGGCACTTGCGAAAAAAGAAGTCTATGGACTTGTGGATATCGATAGCATTGCCGGACCTAGTGAAATTGTCGTATTGGCTGATGAAACGGCACACGCTGACGAGATTGCCGCGGACTTATTATCCCAAGCAGAACATGATGAACTTGCTTCAAGTGTTCTTGTGACCACTTCGGCATCACTTGCGGAACAGGTCGCAAAGGAAGTAGAAGAACAGCTTTCAAGCCTGCCGCGTGAAGCAATAGCTCGGGCTTCCATTGAAGCATATGGCACTATTTTTGTAACAGACACGATGAAAGAGGCACTCCGTGTGGTCAATGAACTGGCGCCGGAGCACTTGGAAGTCATGACAGCTGAGGCAATGAACCTTCTGCCGTATATCAAGCATGCTGGAGCTATTTTCCTGGGAAGATACAGTTCAGAACCTGTTGGGGATTATTTTGCCGGGCCGAATCATGTGTTACCTACTAATGGGACTGCCCGCTTTTCCAGTGGATTGTCTGTGGACGAATTTGTGAAAAAGTCCAGTGTGATTATGTACAGTGAACAGGCTTTAAAAGAGAATGTGGATAAAATTGCGGCTTTTGCTCGCCTAGAGGGTCTAGAAGCGCATGCCCGTGCGGTCGAATCCCGATTTACTAACAAGGAAAAGTGA